The window TCTTGGCTGCGAGCCCGCGTCGCCATGATGCGACTGGTTGAACAGGTCCCGGATTTCCGGATTCTGAAACATGCGCGCATACATTTCATGGACGATCTCAAGGCCCCTTGCCTCGAGAGCGGGAACCGTGGCCTTGACGAGCGCGATCGTTCGGTCGCTCAGATTCTGCGACATGCTAAACTCCTTTATATCGTAGGAATGGAATTGAAAATCAGTCGCCAGGCGGCTGGTCGTAGAAATCGACCCGGATCTTCATCGCGCCGACAGGAGTCACGAAATGCACTTGTTCGGGCAGGATGAGACCCGGGCGCGAAGGATCGAGCATGACCTCGGATGACGGGTTCACATAGGTGAGCTTGAGTTCGCCCTCGATCACCCGGATCAGACCCCACACCCCGGCCTTGGTATTGTGGCGGTTGCGCAGTGCCTTGGGCAGCGTGTCCTCGTCAAACAGAGGGGTCGAGCGATATGGGACGGGTCCTGTCATCTCAGGCGACCATCCGGATGTCATCGGCGTGCTCCGGATAGGGTGCGGTGCTGGCGGCGACGGCGATCCCGGCGAGTTCGTTCGCGAACCCGTGGTTGACGTCACGATGATGGGCTTCGTCGGCACGCACGACCAGAACGACATCGCGCAATGTCGCGTCGTCGCCAAGCTTCCAATAATGTTTGGCGATCGCAGGCGCGGGCAGGTTAGCGCTGCGGCCCTTGTCGATATCATCGAGGTAGAGCGTGTAGCTGATCACGGCTTCTTCCTCGAAATAACCGACGACGCGGTGCGCCGTCTTGGAGCTGACCAGATAGAGCGCGAAGAACGCGAGGTAGAAGACCCACTGGACCCCAAGAATGACCATACGCTCGAACACGGAGGGTTTAGCGACTTCGATGAACGTCATGAGGTGCATCCGCTCATTCTCCGCCTCTTCCATCAGGGTGCGGATCCAGCCCTTGTCGTCTTCCATCCGGCGCAGGCATTTGAGATGGGTCAGCGTCGCCCCGACCATACCGGGGACCGCCGCAACGGTTTCGAGTACGATCGCCCGGTGCCCATAGCGCTTGGCAAAGAAAGTATCGGCGCAGAAGCGTAGCATCTTGGTGAAGCCCAGCGCGATGCGGTCGGAGATATCCAGGGGGCGATGATGGACATTGAGATGGGCAAACGTGGCTTCGGTCATGCTCAGGTGCTCCTTCGGAAAATCAGTTGATCCCGCCGCGCGCGGCAACCGGATCTTCGAGGCGAAAAAACAGGGCGAGGCCGAG is drawn from Sphingopyxis sp. OPL5 and contains these coding sequences:
- a CDS encoding DUF1971 domain-containing protein: MTGPVPYRSTPLFDEDTLPKALRNRHNTKAGVWGLIRVIEGELKLTYVNPSSEVMLDPSRPGLILPEQVHFVTPVGAMKIRVDFYDQPPGD
- a CDS encoding alternative oxidase; translation: MTEATFAHLNVHHRPLDISDRIALGFTKMLRFCADTFFAKRYGHRAIVLETVAAVPGMVGATLTHLKCLRRMEDDKGWIRTLMEEAENERMHLMTFIEVAKPSVFERMVILGVQWVFYLAFFALYLVSSKTAHRVVGYFEEEAVISYTLYLDDIDKGRSANLPAPAIAKHYWKLGDDATLRDVVLVVRADEAHHRDVNHGFANELAGIAVAASTAPYPEHADDIRMVA